One Panicum virgatum strain AP13 chromosome 9K, P.virgatum_v5, whole genome shotgun sequence genomic region harbors:
- the LOC120648755 gene encoding premnaspirodiene oxygenase-like, whose amino-acid sequence MEALQALCQPLLISAIAVVLVRVLRHLLLGRKARHPPGPWKLPVIGSMHHLVNVLPHRALRDLAGVHGPLMMLQLGETPLVVVSSREMARQVLKTHDANFATRPKLLCGEIVLYRWADIVFSPSGDYWRKLRQLCAAEVLSPKRVLTFRHIREQEMASQVERIRAAGPSTPVDLSAMFYNLAITIVSRASFGNRQRNADEFLTAMKAGIGLASGFKIPDLFPTWRPVLAAVTGMRRTLEDVHRTVDSTLEGVIEERERVRDEKARSSGNADAADEENLVDLLIGLQERGSSGFHLSRDSIKAIIFDMFTAGTGTLASSLDWGTSELMRNQRVMNKLQREIREAFRGKAAVTEADIQAASLPYLKLVIKETLRLHPPVPLLVPRESIDACEIEGYQIPARARVIVNAWAIGRDPKYWDDADEFRPERFEDNAMDFMGSSYEYIPPFGAGRRMCPGVSYGLPVLEMALVQLLYHFNWSLAEGTDEVDMTEAPGLGVRRKSPLLLCATQFVPETR is encoded by the exons ATGGAAGCACTACAGGCTCTGTGCCAACCCCTCCTCATctccgccatcgccgtcgtccTGGTGCGCGTCCTCAGGCACTTGCTCCTCGGCCGCAAGGCGAGGCACCCGCCGGGGCCGTGGAAGCTGCCGGTGATCGGCAGCATGCACCACCTGGTGAACGTGCTCCCGCACCGCGCGCTCAGGGACCTCGCCGGCGTCCACGGCCCGCTCATGATGCTCCAGCTCGGCGAGACCCCGCTCGTGGTCGTGTCGTCGCGTGAGATGGCCCGCCAGGTCCTCAAGACGCACGACGCCAACTTCGCCACCCGCCCCAAGCTCCTCTGCGGCGAGATCGTGCTCTACCGCTGGGCGGACATCGTCTTCTCGCCGTCCGGCGACTACTGGCGCAAGCTCCGccagctctgcgccgccgaggTCCTTAGCCCGAAGCGCGTGCTCACCTTCCGGCACATCAGGGAACAGGAG ATGGCGAGCCAGGTGGAAAGGATACGAGCGGCCGGGCCATCCACGCCCGTCGACCTCAGCGCGATGTTCTACAACCTGGCGATCACCATCGTCTCCCGTGCATCCTTCGGCAACAGGCAGAGGAACGCCGACGAGTTCCTGACGGCGATGAAGGCCGGCATCGGTCTGGCCAGCGGGTTCAAGATCCCCGACCTCTTCCCCACCTGGCGACCCGTGCTCGCCGCGGTGACCGGGATGCGGCGCACCCTGGAGGACGTCCACAGGACGGTGGACTCCACCCTGGAGGGGGTCATAGAGGAGAGGGAACGCGTCCGGGACGAGAAGGCCAGGTCGTCCGGCAACGCAGATGCCGCCGACGAGGAGAACCTCGTCGACCTCCTCATCGGCCTGCAGGAGAGGGGCTCCTCGGGGTTCCACCTGAGCAGAGACAGCATCAAAGCAATCATTTTTGACATGTTCACGGCCGGGACGGGGACGCTGGCGTCGTCTCTGGACTGGGGCACGTCGGAGCTGATGCGGAACCAGAGGGTGATGAACAAGCTGCAGCGTGAGATCAGGGAGGCGTTCCGGGGCAAGGCGGCCGTCACGGAGGCCGACATCCAGGCAGCCAGCCTGCCATACCTGAAGCTTGTGATCAAGGAGACGCTCCGGCTTCACCCGCCGGTGCCGCTCTTGGTGCCCCGAGAGAGCATCGACGCGTGCGAGATCGAGGGCTACCAGATTCCAGCAAGGGCCCGGGTCATCGTGAATGCATGGGCTATCGGAAGGGACCCGAAGTACTGGGACGATGCCGATGAGTTCAGGCCCGAGAGGTTCGAGGATAACGCGATGGACTTTATGGGGAGCAGCTACGAGTACATACCACCGTTCGGTGCTGGCCGGAGGATGTGCCCTGGCGTTTCGTATGGGCTCCCTGTGTTGGAGATGGCGCTCGTGCAGCTCCTCTACCATTTCAACTGGTCCCTAGCAGAGGGCACCGATGAGGTTGACATGACAGAGGCGCCAGGTCTTGGTGTCCGCCGCAAGTCGCCTCTCCTACTATGTGCCACCCAGTTCGTTCCTGAAACAAGGTGA